The Podarcis muralis chromosome 10, rPodMur119.hap1.1, whole genome shotgun sequence genome includes a region encoding these proteins:
- the LOC144329088 gene encoding uncharacterized protein LOC144329088 has protein sequence CYSFIRFVPGSDTVRIWMVGHSIIHWAGVAARQSGLGPGLGLPPHIRLSWLCRRGMRWAEFLPRIRSQLLLEEPPAAIVVQLGENDLVSTDCFSLRAAILADLETLRAMVPAAKLFWSKLLQRRAWTGSRSPAAIERARKRINAAVSRRIVELGGEVIFHPDITFQAAALFRADGVHLSASGNEAWISAVVAKLRSWLGL, from the coding sequence TGTTATTCTTTTATTCGTTTTGTCCCAGGTTCTGACACTGTGCGCATAtggatggtggggcacagcatcatCCATTGGGCTGGTGTTGCAGCACGACAGTCTGGATTGGGTCCAGGTCTCGGTCTTCCTCCGCACATCCGGTTGTCCTGGCTATGCAGACGGGGAATGCGCTGGGCAGAGTTTCTCCCACGGATTCGAAGCCAGCTGCTATTGGAAGAGCCGCCAGCTGCTATCGTGGTGCAGCTGGGGGAGAACGACCTGGTGTCAACGGACTGTTTCTCTTTACGTGCTGCAATCCTGGCTGACTTGGAGACACTGCGGGCAATGGTGCCTGCAGCAAAGCTGTTTTGGTCCAAGCTTTTGCAGCGACGTGCTTGGACGGGTAGTCGCTCCCCTGCAGCCATCGAAAGGGCCAGGAAGCGCATTAATGCTGCGGTTTCCAGAAGGATTGTGGAATTAGGTGGAGAGGTGATTTTTCACCCTGACATCACCTTTCAAGCGGCGGCCCTTTTCAGGGCTGATGGGGTGCATCTGTCGGCTTCTGGGAATGAGGCTTGGATAAGTGCGGTGGTggccaagctgaggtcttggctggggctgtga
- the LOC144329089 gene encoding uncharacterized protein LOC144329089, whose translation MAPKKASARADRATTAKRPIRGPSQALRSPAPSQSLGRVQSFMAGIADDPAAMTRFAAEMDGVLQRCSTRPPAPTRPPQPLVPSSPTSSLSSELGGEGPSTSTAGLVSRPTRPSSLPATRASSRRARRSSRRVSRGKTPSTPASRRNRAVQPLVEVASGSGTSHVVSSVAPGPSRQDLDSGSSMEDSLPVPARRSLGGKRRHKRSSRKHAKRRREDSSSSYTGTSSSSDDELGGPIELYWGFGEEASGLPRWAWERRANAHRAKYGAVQECRDGVLVPDVKVSTNSARDIIPGSHLATKLRSRILNGRYVDMFKLAPPSEDQEKADFPKKRPGNPTVDKTFEHWLDCFQVFAGVVVAAYPRRSLHLFVYLSIVRSAFTKAGEKAAIKYDENFRRRAARIPSARWDRRDLDVWTTHVAPLIDKRVPEQQKPKSAAFRTSRRMLCWDFNKGSCQRQGCKYAHSCEKCGGTHAAAACFSGRRPFRGGRGGAQQNPRPTPSTATAASGK comes from the coding sequence ATGGCCCCGAAGAAGGCTTCGGCCCGGGCTGACCGGGCTACCACTGCAAAGCGACCCATCAGGGGTCCCTCCCAAGCCCTGCGCTCACCTGCCCCGAGTCAATCGCTTGGTCGGGTTCAGTCATTCATGGCAGGCATAGCTGATGATCCGGCGGCCATGACTCGTTTTGCGGCTGAAATGGACGGCGTCCTCCAACGTTGTTCCACTCGGCCCCCTGCGCCTACAAGGCCGCCTCAGCCGTTGGTGCCATCGTCGCCGACGTCATCGCTGTCTAGCGAGCTGGGAGGAGAAGGGCCATCAACTAGCACTGCTGGTTTGGTTTCCCGGCCTACCCGACCCTCCTCCTTACCTGCTACTCGTGCTAGTTCGCGCAGGGCAAGGCGGTCTTCCAGGAGGGTGTCTCGAGGAAAGACCCCTTCGACGCCTGCTTCCCGCCGGAACAGGGCTGTCCAGCCTTTGGTTGAGGTGGCTTCGGGGTCAGGTACCTCACATGTTGTTTCTTCTGTGGCTCCAGGTCCTTCAAGGCAAGATCTTGACTCGGGATCCTCCATGGAGGACAGCCTTCCAGTCCCTGCTAGGAGATCCTTGGGTGGAAAGCGTCGCCACAAAAGATCTTCCCGGAAGCACGCCAAACGCAGAAGGgaggactcttcttcttcttatacggGTACGTCTTCTAGTTCTGACGATGAGCTGGGTGGCCCCATCGAACTTTACTGGGGTTTCGGCGAGGAGGCTTCGGGGCTTCCAAGGTGGGCTTGGGAAAGGAGGGCCAACGCTCACCGGGCGAAGTATGGGGCCGTACAAGAATGTAGGGATGGAGTGCTCGTACCGGACGTTAAGGTCTCTACCAATTCGGCTAGGGACATCATTCCGGGTTCGCACTTGGCAACGAAGCTGCGGTCTAGGATACTTAATGGCCGGTACGTAGACATGTTTAAACTGGCCCCACCCTCCGAGGACCAGGAGAAAGCAGATTTCCCCAAAAAGCGCCCCGGCAACCCCACGGTTGACAAAACTTTCGAGCATTGGCTCGATTGTTTTCAAGTCTTCGCCGGCGTGGTGGTGGCGGCTTATCCTCGGAGATCTCTccacttgtttgtttatttatccaTCGTTCGTTCCGCCTTCACCAAAGCTGGTGAAAAAGCGGCAATAAAATACGATGAGAACTTTAGGCGTCGGGCAGCCAGGATCCCGTCGGCCCGCTGGGATCGTAGGGATCTCGATGTGTGGACCACCCACGTGGCCCCACTCATTGACAAAAGGGTGCCGGAACAGCAGAAGCCCAAATCGGCGGCTTTCAGAACTAGCCGTCGTATGCTATGCTGGGATTTTAATAAGGGGTCCTGTCAGCGCCAGGGGTGTAAGTACGCCCACAGTTGCGAGAAATGTGGGGGAACACACGCGGCGGCTGCTTGCTTCAGTGGGCGGCGGCCCTTTCGTGGAGGCAGAGGGGGTGCTCAGCAGAACCCCAGACCAACCCCCTCTACGGCAACCGCAGCATCAGGAAAGTAA